One segment of Nostoc piscinale CENA21 DNA contains the following:
- the kdpF gene encoding K(+)-transporting ATPase subunit F: protein MNKEFMDFMQQWRKQKFVIGILIVIGINLGLSHVVYAASHNTLQIQFTWAYGVLSAIILGLIIYLFVVVFQPERF, encoded by the coding sequence ATGAATAAAGAGTTTATGGATTTCATGCAACAATGGCGTAAACAAAAATTTGTAATTGGAATTCTGATTGTCATTGGAATCAATTTAGGACTTTCTCATGTAGTTTATGCAGCTAGTCATAACACATTACAAATTCAATTTACTTGGGCGTATGGCGTTTTATCTGCCATTATTTTAGGGCTAATTATTTACTTATTTGTCGTGGTGTTTCAGCCAGAACGCTTTTAA
- the kdpB gene encoding potassium-transporting ATPase subunit KdpB, whose protein sequence is MNQVAPTQKSKNTKLRPSDRRQARKKAKINNKGIYLRAIKDAFIKLNPIAAIKNPVMFVVWIGTLITLAVTIDPDLFGPTQQRNPQLFNGILTGILFFTVWFANFAEAVAEGRGKAQADALRSTQAETIAKKLASEGSISEVPSTSLRQGDNVYIVAGDIIPADGEVIMGVASVDESAITGESAPVLKESGSDVASSVTGGTRIISDELIIRVTADPGKGFIDRMITLVEGAERSKTPNEVALTVLLAVLSLIFLFVVATLPAFAYYVQSPISIPVLIALLVALIPTTIGGLLSAIGIAGMDRVAQYNVIATSGRAVEACGDVNTLVLDKTGTITLGNRLAEEFIPINGHSMQEVAYIALIASIFDDTPEGKSIVRLAERLGARLDFDPSRASAVEFSAKTRMSGTNLANGREVRKGAVGAIQGFVRSRNGRETPELDTAYQRVSQQGGTPLAVCLDQEIYGVIYLKDIVKPGIRERFAQLRRMGVRTVMLTGDNHITASVIAQEAGVDDFIAEATPEDKISVIQKEQAEGKLVAMTGDGTNDAPALAQANVGVAMNTGTQAAKEAANMVDLDSDPTKLIDIVSIGKQLLITRGALTTFSIANDIAKYFAIIPVIFAAANLQSLNIMNLTSTNSAVLSALIYNALIIPALIPLALKGVKFRPLTANQLLKRNILIYGLGGLIAPFIAIKIIDLLITAVGLA, encoded by the coding sequence ATGAACCAAGTGGCACCTACCCAAAAATCAAAAAACACAAAACTGCGTCCGAGCGATCGCCGTCAGGCGCGGAAAAAGGCCAAAATCAATAACAAAGGAATTTATTTGAGAGCCATCAAGGATGCTTTTATCAAGCTCAATCCCATCGCCGCCATCAAAAATCCGGTGATGTTTGTGGTGTGGATTGGTACTTTGATTACCTTGGCTGTGACAATTGATCCCGACTTATTCGGCCCCACCCAACAGCGAAATCCCCAACTGTTTAACGGTATCCTCACCGGGATTTTGTTTTTTACAGTTTGGTTTGCTAACTTTGCCGAAGCCGTCGCCGAAGGACGTGGTAAAGCCCAAGCTGATGCCTTGCGATCGACGCAAGCAGAAACCATCGCCAAAAAACTCGCCTCTGAAGGTTCAATCTCCGAAGTTCCTTCCACTAGCCTCAGACAAGGTGACAACGTATATATTGTGGCTGGCGATATCATCCCCGCCGATGGGGAAGTAATTATGGGTGTCGCCTCGGTGGATGAATCAGCCATTACCGGCGAGTCTGCACCAGTCCTCAAAGAATCAGGTTCAGACGTAGCGAGTTCTGTGACAGGTGGAACACGCATCATCTCTGACGAATTAATCATCCGCGTCACAGCTGATCCCGGTAAAGGTTTTATTGATCGGATGATTACCTTAGTCGAAGGTGCAGAACGCAGCAAAACACCCAACGAAGTTGCCTTAACAGTATTACTAGCCGTATTAAGCTTAATATTCCTGTTTGTTGTGGCTACCTTGCCAGCCTTTGCCTACTATGTTCAAAGTCCGATTAGCATCCCCGTTTTAATTGCTTTATTAGTCGCCTTGATCCCCACAACGATTGGTGGCTTACTCAGCGCCATTGGGATTGCAGGGATGGATCGAGTCGCCCAATATAACGTGATTGCTACCTCTGGACGAGCGGTGGAAGCTTGTGGTGATGTTAATACGTTAGTTTTAGATAAAACCGGCACAATTACCCTCGGTAATCGTTTAGCGGAAGAATTTATTCCGATTAACGGCCATTCTATGCAGGAAGTGGCTTATATTGCCTTGATTGCCAGCATCTTTGATGATACACCCGAAGGTAAATCGATTGTCAGGCTGGCAGAGAGATTAGGCGCGAGGCTAGATTTTGATCCCAGTCGCGCCAGCGCCGTGGAGTTTTCTGCCAAAACCCGGATGAGTGGCACAAATCTAGCTAATGGACGAGAAGTCCGCAAAGGTGCAGTCGGAGCAATTCAAGGATTTGTGCGATCGCGCAACGGCCGAGAAACTCCAGAACTAGATACTGCATACCAGCGAGTCTCTCAACAAGGAGGTACACCCCTAGCGGTTTGCTTAGATCAAGAAATTTACGGTGTCATCTATCTCAAAGATATTGTTAAACCCGGTATTCGTGAACGTTTTGCCCAGTTACGCCGGATGGGTGTACGTACTGTAATGCTCACTGGAGACAACCACATTACTGCATCTGTAATTGCCCAAGAAGCTGGTGTCGATGATTTTATTGCTGAAGCCACACCAGAAGATAAAATCAGCGTCATTCAAAAAGAACAAGCCGAAGGCAAACTAGTAGCCATGACAGGCGACGGAACTAACGACGCTCCCGCATTAGCACAGGCAAATGTTGGTGTCGCTATGAATACTGGTACACAAGCAGCTAAAGAAGCCGCCAACATGGTAGATTTAGACTCTGACCCTACCAAACTCATCGATATTGTCAGTATTGGTAAACAATTGCTGATTACTCGTGGGGCATTAACCACATTCTCAATTGCTAATGATATTGCTAAGTATTTTGCAATTATCCCAGTAATTTTTGCAGCCGCTAATCTGCAAAGTCTCAATATTATGAATTTAACTAGCACAAATTCGGCGGTGCTATCGGCGCTAATTTACAATGCGCTGATTATTCCGGCGTTAATTCCCTTAGCTTTAAAAGGTGTAAAATTCCGCCCGTTGACAGCAAATCAACTATTAAAACGTAATATTTTAATTTATGGCTTAGGAGGGTTAATTGCACCATTTATTGCCATTAAAATCATAGACTTATTGATTACCGCAGTCGGCTTGGCATAG
- a CDS encoding hybrid sensor histidine kinase/response regulator — MNKILVIEDDINVRQNLVDLLYAENFNVITAENGYFGLQLVQTEVPDLVICDVMMPEIDGYEVLKELRQNPKTAIIPFIFLTAKSEKPDFRKGMDLGADDYIVKPFSRTELLAAITCRLEKQTAIYQQTQDKLDKLRTSITLSLPHELRTPLNGILGFSQILMEESELLDAPSIKEMAEFIHQSSQRLFHLIQKFLLYAELEIIATDPQRVSEIQKQSTEFPTPGLTNLISERVKNAGREDDIQIDLSRSVVKISLSKITRIIEELLDNALKFSVSGTPIKITAKTVNHTFSVSFSDRGRGMSREQIAELGAYRQFERKLHEQQGSGLGLIIAKKLAELHGGTLKIDSKPQEYTTVTVTLPCNNEEAEASLMTQHSVLNTQHSTLSS; from the coding sequence ATGAATAAAATATTAGTGATTGAAGATGACATAAATGTGCGTCAAAATCTGGTAGATTTACTTTATGCAGAGAATTTTAACGTAATCACTGCCGAGAATGGTTACTTTGGTTTACAGTTAGTACAAACCGAAGTTCCTGATTTGGTGATCTGTGATGTAATGATGCCAGAAATCGATGGTTATGAAGTCCTGAAAGAATTACGCCAAAATCCGAAAACAGCTATTATTCCCTTCATTTTTTTAACGGCCAAATCAGAAAAACCAGACTTTCGCAAAGGTATGGATTTAGGCGCTGATGACTACATTGTTAAACCATTTTCTCGAACAGAATTATTAGCGGCTATTACTTGTCGGTTAGAAAAACAAACAGCAATTTATCAACAAACTCAAGATAAGCTCGATAAATTACGTACTAGTATTACTTTGTCACTGCCTCACGAATTACGCACTCCACTTAATGGGATTTTAGGTTTCTCGCAAATTCTGATGGAAGAAAGCGAACTGCTGGATGCACCATCGATCAAAGAAATGGCAGAATTCATTCATCAGTCAAGTCAACGTTTATTTCATTTAATTCAAAAATTTTTACTGTACGCAGAACTAGAAATTATTGCGACAGACCCGCAGCGTGTCAGCGAAATTCAAAAGCAGTCAACGGAATTTCCCACACCAGGACTGACTAATTTGATAAGTGAAAGAGTCAAGAATGCCGGTAGAGAAGATGATATCCAAATTGACTTATCGCGGTCTGTTGTCAAGATTTCTTTGAGCAAGATTACCAGAATTATTGAAGAGTTACTGGATAATGCTTTAAAGTTTTCTGTCAGCGGTACGCCGATTAAAATTACAGCCAAGACTGTTAATCATACTTTTAGTGTATCTTTTAGCGATCGCGGCCGGGGAATGAGCCGAGAACAAATTGCTGAATTAGGTGCTTATCGGCAATTTGAGCGTAAACTTCATGAACAACAAGGCTCTGGGTTAGGCTTAATCATTGCCAAAAAATTAGCAGAACTGCACGGTGGTACTCTGAAAATTGACAGTAAGCCCCAAGAGTATACGACTGTAACCGTCACCCTTCCCTGCAACAATGAGGAAGCAGAAGCATCACTGATGACTCAGCATTCAGTACTCAACACTCAGCACTCAACACTTTCAAGCTAG
- the kdpC gene encoding K(+)-transporting ATPase subunit C codes for MVIIREAFRAIRMTLILWLLTALIYPLAILIIGQGLFPFQANGSIVLNIDDQPIGSTLIGQIFTDDRYFQGRPSAIRYSQGRKAKPNGISGGSNLAPSNPELLNRVTEQATQYQEQSIQPSEDLIYTSGSGIDPHISLKAAREQLPRVANARGIKEDDIIPLLNKFTDGRFLWIFGEPGINILRLNYALDLQDINRKLNQ; via the coding sequence ATGGTAATTATTCGAGAAGCTTTCAGAGCAATTCGTATGACACTGATATTATGGTTGCTAACAGCACTGATTTATCCTTTAGCAATCTTAATTATTGGTCAAGGTTTATTTCCATTTCAAGCGAATGGCAGCATTGTGTTAAATATAGATGACCAGCCCATTGGCTCAACTTTAATTGGTCAAATATTTACAGATGATCGCTATTTTCAAGGTCGTCCCAGCGCCATAAGATATAGTCAAGGCAGAAAGGCGAAACCAAATGGTATATCTGGTGGTAGTAACCTCGCTCCCAGTAACCCAGAGTTACTCAACCGTGTAACAGAACAAGCTACTCAATATCAAGAGCAAAGTATTCAACCAAGTGAAGATTTAATCTATACCTCTGGTTCAGGTATAGATCCACATATTTCGCTCAAAGCCGCTAGAGAACAATTACCAAGAGTAGCTAATGCCCGTGGGATTAAAGAAGATGACATTATACCTTTACTAAATAAGTTTACTGATGGCAGATTTTTATGGATTTTCGGCGAACCAGGAATTAATATTCTCCGCTTGAATTATGCACTTGATTTGCAAGATATTAATCGTAAGCTAAATCAATGA
- the kdpA gene encoding potassium-transporting ATPase subunit KdpA: protein MGQGFLQIGLTLCLVIAIAPILGRYIARVFLGQRTILDPLMNPIEHSIYLVAGVNRKDDMTGWQYIRAILSSNLVMGILVFGLIHSQRFLPWNPNGFYAPRWHTLLHTVISFVTNTDQQHYIPETTLSYFSQVAALGFLMFTSAGTGLAVGIALIRGLTSKKLGNFYVDLTRSITRLLLPISLVGAIALVFLGVPQTLDKPLIVETLEGSTQYISRGPVASFEMIKMLGENGGGFFAANSAHPFENPNGASNLIELIAMISIPAALIFTYGIFAKNFKQAWLLFWMVFTAFVILVWVTASGELQGNPLVNANLVADLPNLEGKEVRFGVVQTALWAVTTTATMTGAVNGMLDSLMPQGLFATLFNLFVQIIWGGQGTGIAYLLIYLILTVFLTGLMVGRTPEFLGRKIEKREIVLASVVLLIHPIVILIPSAIALAYPFSLSGITNPGFHGISQVVYEYASAAANNGSGLEKLADNTLWWNFSTGLSMLAGRYIPMIAILLLADNMSRKPTTPETPGTLKTDSLLFTTVTAGIVLILGVLTFFPVLALGPIAEGFKLASGS, encoded by the coding sequence ATGGGACAAGGTTTTTTACAAATCGGCTTGACGCTGTGTCTTGTCATAGCGATCGCACCTATTTTGGGAAGATACATAGCGCGTGTGTTCCTGGGACAAAGAACAATTCTTGATCCCCTGATGAACCCGATAGAACACAGCATTTATCTGGTTGCAGGTGTTAATAGAAAAGATGATATGACGGGCTGGCAGTATATCCGGGCGATTCTGTCTAGCAATCTAGTGATGGGGATTTTAGTTTTTGGGTTGATACATTCTCAAAGATTTTTGCCTTGGAATCCCAATGGATTTTACGCGCCCCGTTGGCATACATTACTACACACGGTGATTTCTTTTGTTACCAACACCGATCAGCAGCACTACATCCCCGAAACCACTCTTAGTTACTTCAGCCAAGTAGCGGCGTTAGGCTTTTTGATGTTCACTTCGGCTGGTACAGGGTTGGCAGTGGGGATAGCCTTGATTCGCGGGTTGACTAGCAAAAAATTGGGTAACTTTTATGTTGATTTGACCCGTAGCATTACCAGGTTATTACTACCGATTTCCCTAGTTGGAGCGATCGCGCTTGTTTTCTTGGGTGTACCACAAACCCTAGATAAACCATTAATTGTGGAAACTCTAGAGGGCAGCACACAATATATATCTAGAGGCCCTGTTGCTTCCTTTGAGATGATTAAGATGCTGGGTGAGAATGGCGGTGGTTTCTTTGCGGCGAACTCTGCCCATCCCTTTGAAAACCCCAATGGCGCATCTAACTTAATTGAACTCATCGCCATGATTTCCATTCCCGCAGCGTTGATATTTACCTACGGGATCTTTGCGAAAAACTTCAAACAAGCTTGGCTGTTGTTTTGGATGGTATTTACCGCCTTCGTAATTTTAGTGTGGGTGACAGCCAGTGGGGAACTGCAAGGAAATCCCCTCGTGAATGCCAACTTAGTAGCAGATTTGCCGAATTTAGAAGGTAAAGAAGTCAGATTTGGAGTTGTACAGACAGCATTGTGGGCTGTCACTACCACCGCCACTATGACAGGCGCAGTCAATGGAATGCTGGATTCTTTAATGCCCCAAGGATTATTTGCGACATTATTTAATTTATTTGTGCAGATTATTTGGGGAGGACAAGGTACAGGTATCGCTTACTTGCTGATTTACTTAATTCTCACAGTGTTCTTAACGGGGTTAATGGTGGGACGCACACCAGAATTTTTAGGACGCAAAATCGAAAAGCGTGAAATCGTTCTCGCCAGCGTCGTGCTGTTGATTCACCCCATCGTGATTTTAATTCCCAGTGCGATCGCCTTGGCCTATCCCTTTTCCCTCTCTGGCATTACTAACCCAGGCTTTCATGGAATTTCTCAAGTTGTTTATGAATATGCTTCAGCCGCCGCTAATAACGGTTCAGGTTTAGAAAAACTCGCCGATAATACTCTGTGGTGGAATTTCAGCACAGGTTTGAGTATGTTGGCAGGACGCTACATCCCGATGATTGCCATCTTGCTGTTAGCTGATAATATGTCGCGCAAACCAACCACACCAGAAACACCAGGAACACTCAAAACCGATTCCCTACTCTTCACAACAGTTACTGCTGGTATAGTACTGATTTTAGGAGTCTTGACATTTTTCCCTGTTTTAGCCCTAGGCCCAATCGCCGAAGGATTTAAACTAGCATCTGGCAGTTAA